The Meriones unguiculatus strain TT.TT164.6M chromosome 1, Bangor_MerUng_6.1, whole genome shotgun sequence genome has a segment encoding these proteins:
- the Tectb gene encoding beta-tectorin: protein MVARAFLLLALFAEALAKSCTPNKADVILVFCYPKTIITKIPECPYGWEVHQLALGGLCYNGVHEGGYYQFVIPDLSPKNKSYCGTQSEYKPPIYHFYSHIVSNDSTVIVKNQPVNYSFSCTYHSTYLVNQAAFDQRVATVHVKNGSMGTFESQLSLNFYTNAKFSTKKEAPFVLETSEIGSDLFAGVEAKGLSIRFKVVLNSCWATPSADFMYPLQWQLINKGCPTDETVLVHENGKDHRATFQFNAFRFQNIPKLSKVWLHCETFICDSEKLSCPVNCDKRKRMLRDQTGGVLVVELSLRSSGFSSLYGFSAVLYHLVLMLGICAVL, encoded by the exons ATGGTGGCGAGAGCCTTCCTCTTGCTGGCACTCTTTGCAGAAGCCTTGGCGAAATCATGCACTCCAAATAAAGCAG ACGTCATCCTTGTGTTCTGTTACCCCAAGACCATCATCACTAAAATCCCAGAGTGTCCCTATGGATGGGAAGTACATCAGCTGGCGCTCGGGGGTCTGTGCTACAACGGCGTCCATGAAGGTGGCTACTACCAGTTTGTCATCCCAGATCTGTCACCTAAGAACAAGTCCTACTGTGGGACCCAGTCCGAG TACAAGCCCCCCATCTACCACTTCTACAGTCACATCGTGTCTAACGACAGCACGGTGATCGTGAAGAACCAGCCTGTCAACTACTCCTTCTCCTGCACCTACCACTCCACCTACTTGGTGAACCAGGCTGCTTTTGACCAGAG AGTGGCCACTGTTCATGTCAAGAATGGGAGCATGGGCACATTTGAAAGCCAGTTGTCCCTCAACTTCTACACT AATGCCAAGTTTTCCACCAAGAAAGAAGCTCCCTTCGTCCTGGAAACATCCGAAATCGGTTCAGATCTGTTTGCAGGAGTAGAAGCCAAAGGGCTAAGCATTCG GTTTAAGGTAGTCTTGAATAGCTGTTGGGCCACCCCTTCGGCTGACTTCATGTACCCCTTGCAATGGCAGCTGATCAATAAGGG TTGCCCCACTGATGAGACAGTTCTCGTGCATGAGAACGGCAAGGATCATAGGGCAACGTTCCAGTTCAATGCCTTCCGGTTCCAGAACATCCCCAAACTCTCCAAGGTTTGGTTACACTGTGAGACGTTCATCTGTGACAGTGAGAAGCTCTCCTGCCCAGTG AACTGCGACAAACGGAAGCGCATGTTACGTGACCAGACAGGGGGCGTCCTGGTTGTGGAGCTGTCCCTGCGGA GCAGCGGGTTTTCCAGTCTCTATGGGTTCTCAG CTGTTCTCTATCACCTCGTCCTGATGCTGGGGATCTGTGCTGTGCTGTAG